A single Nycticebus coucang isolate mNycCou1 chromosome 16, mNycCou1.pri, whole genome shotgun sequence DNA region contains:
- the LOC128567686 gene encoding transcription factor BTF3-like produces the protein MKETIMNQENLAKLQAQVRIGGKGTARRKKKVVHRTATADDKKLQFSLKKLGVNNISGIEEVNMFTNQGTVIHFNNPKVQASLAANTFTITGHAETKQLTEMLPSILNQRGADSLTSLRRLAEALPKQSVDGKAPLATGEDDDDEVPDLVENFDEASKNEAN, from the coding sequence ATGAAAGAAACTATCATGAACCAGGAGAATCTTGCCAAACTACAGGCACAAGTGCGCATTGGTGGGAAAGGAACTGCTCGCAGAAAGAAGAAGGTGGTTCATAGAACAGCTACAGCAGATGATAAAAAACTTCAATTCTCCTTAAAGAAGTTAGGGGTAAACAATATCTCTGGTATTGAAGAGGTGAATATGTTTACAAACCAAGGAACAGTGATCCACTTTAACAACCCTAAagttcaggcatctctggcagcaAACACTTTCACCATTACAGGCCATGCTGAGACAAAGCAGCTGACAGAAATGCTACCCAGCATCTTAAACCAGCGTGGTGCAGACAGTCTGACAAGCTTGAGGAGGCTGGCTGAAGCTCTGCCTAAACAATCTGTGGATGGAAAAGCACCACTTGCTACTGGAGAGGATGACGATGATGAAGTTCCAGATCTTGTGGAGAATTTTGACGAGGCTTCCAAGAATGAAGCAAACTGA